The following coding sequences lie in one Trichoderma breve strain T069 chromosome 1, whole genome shotgun sequence genomic window:
- a CDS encoding ATPase family associated with various cellular activities (AAA) domain-containing protein, producing the protein MPNRTASWLRWILGMGERRKLGDVALDIVLFAGMMTAGLYVARTFLNPILSNLVDPDKEKHEQAKRQAKAHLDRLSSRVEELVLNEYENLIALEMVAPDDIHVGFDDIGGLDMIIEELKESVIYPLTMPHLYQHAASLLSAPSGVLLYGPPGCGKTMLAKALAKESGASFINLHISTLTEKWYGDSNKIVRAVFSLARKMQPAIVFIDEIDAVLGTRRSGEHEASGMVKAEFMTLWDGLTSSNSSGIPAQIVVLGATNRMHDIDEAILRRMPKKFPITLPNLEQRRRILQLILKDAKLDTDNFDLDHVSKITAGMSGSDIKEACRDAAMAPVREYMRQHGRDGPSKRPVDPAQFRGIRTDDFVKHPGDQYLIDVLQQRQKGSNHVPANDAYGDIDETFIEPQD; encoded by the exons ATGCCCAACCGCACAGCCTCGTGGCTGCGCTGGATCCTCGGAATGGGCGAGCGTCGAAAGTTAGGAGATGTCGCTCTGGACATTGTCCTGTTTGCTGGCATG ATGACCGCTGGTCTCTACGTTGCTCGCACGTTTTTGAATCCGATCCTGAGCAACCTGGTAGACCCCGATAAAGAGAAGCACGAACAGGCGAAGCGTCAAGCGAAAGCCCATCTCGACCGCCTAA GCTCGCGAGTCGAAGAGCTGGTTTTGAATGAGTATGAGAACCTAATAGCGCTGGAAATGGTCGCGCCCGATGATATACACGTCGGCTTTGATG ACATTGGCGGCCTGGATATGATTATCGAAGAACTGAAAGAATCCGTCATATATCCATTGACGATGCCACATCTCTATCAGCACGCCGCTTCGCTATTATCTGCACCGTCTGGAGTTCTGCTTTATGGCCCACCTGGCTGTGGCAAGACGATGCTGGCGAAGGCTTTGGCCAAGGAGAGCGGCGCGTCCTTCATTAACCTCCATATTTCAACACTCACCGAGAAGTGGTATGGCGACTCCAACAAGATCGTTCGagccgtcttctccttggctCGCAAGATGCAACCCGCCATTGTGTTCATCGATGAAATAGATGCCGTTCTGGGCACGCGAAGGAGCGGCGAACATGAGGCTAGCGGTATGGTCAAAGCCGA GTTCATGACTTTGTGGGATGGATTGACATCGAGCAATTCTTCCGGTATTCCAGCACAGATTGTCGTACTTGGTGCCACTAATCGTATGCACGATATTGACGAAGCCATTCTCCGACGAATGCCCAAGAAGTTTCCCATCACGCTACCGAATCTGGAACAAAGGCGCCGAATCTTGCAGCTGATTCTCAAGGACGCCAAGTTGGATACCGACAACTTTGACTTGGATCACGTGTCTAAAATCACTGCCGGTATGTCGGGAAGCGACATCAAAGAGGCCTGCCGCGATGCTGCCATGGCGCCCGTGCGTGAATACATGCGACAACACGGCCGCGATGGCCCCTCCAAGAGACCAGTTGATCCAGCCCAATTCCGTGGAATAAGGACTGATGACTTTGTCAAGCATCCAGGTGATCAATATTTGATAGATGTGCTCCAGCAACGTCAAAAAGGATCTAACCATGTACCAGCGAATGATGCGTACGGAGATATTGACGAAACGTTTATTGAGCCCCAGGATTAG
- a CDS encoding fungal specific transcription factor domain-containing protein, which yields MDVEVPSGDSTSQASPQQSQPQSKSSPLPSAAASAAAAAAANSMSFRRQRASRACETCHARKVRCDAASLGVPCTNCVAFQIECRIPTPKRKKTQASGAQAGKDSDSDRGENTDEPSRQTPLSSAAASYSPRSSAPTVSHTADGTPPTSLTEAQARKEEVDNGTYLNLVMKPKFTRAPITDAGRVAYLGESSNLTLLVHDRQGSADVVHYPLPENVRGSRARLTELDNVEIDILHQRGAFLLPPRSLCDELIDAYFQWVHPIVPVINRTRFMRQYRDPKNPPSLLLLQAVLLAGSRVCQNAQLMDANGSTTPAALTFYKRAKALYDANYEDDRVTIVQSLLLMGWYWEGPEDVTKNVFYWSRVATIVAQGSGMHRSVERSQLSKSDKRLWKRIWWTLFTRDRSVAVALGRPVHINLDDSDVEMLTEDDFIEDESDRASEYPPDPIHVQFFLQYVKLCEIMGLVLSQQYSVASKGRQRNAIDLTHSDMALADWLQNCPKIVYWEMPRHHFWSALLHSNYYTTLCLLHRAHMPPSGSPRFPNDTPYPSRNIAFQAAAMITSIVENLAAHNQLRYCPAFIVYSLFSALIMHVYQMRSPVPSIQQVTQDRLRRCMQAMKEVSRVWLVGKMVYTLFESILGNKVLEERLQKAGGKRHRKMQQTVDQLEQLNRQDASKRKYDDMAIDFTSNTPTPQESYERSRPQTPSATKNDNNVSQRSAAASPTVRQTGTDTFMGGTNSRPQTRPATPFNPSFSVPATPPDLYLVTRNSPNISQSLWENFQPDQLFPESSSMPAFPSLSPPQTHQTLDQNAMNQLPGGRQSNLWQPGFDGGLQDGQSPDSWGTSSAQGQPAPTTLNVEDWFQFFGINGDMSSINLDIPLS from the exons ACATGTCACGCTCGAAAA GTTCGATGTGACGCAGCTAGTCTGGGGGTGCCATGTACCAACTGCGTCGCCTTTCAGATAGAATGCCGCATCCCAACGCCGAAGCGCAAGAAGACCCAGGCCTCTGGGGCGCAAGCGGGCAAGGATTCCGACAG CGACCGCGGCGAGAATACTGATGAGCCGTCACGGCAGACCCCTCTCAGctccgccgctgcctcctACTCTCCAAGATCTTCGGCCCCTACCGTATCACACACTGCTGATGGGACCCCTCCGACGTCTCTTACAGAAGCTCAGGCTAGGAAAGAGGAGGTTGATAATGGTACATATCTGAACttggtgatgaagccaaagttCACACGAGCCCCCATCACTGATGCCGGCCGTGTTGCATATCTCGGCGAGTCATCGAATCTTACTCTTCTCGTCCACGATCGCCAAGGTTCTGCGGATGTCGTTCACTACCCGCTACCAGAGAATGTGAGGGGGTCGCGAGCAAGGTTGACCGAGCTTGATAACGTTGAGATCGACATCCTTCATCAACGAGGTGCTTTTCTACTTCCTCCAAGGTCATTATGTGACGAGCTGATTGACGCCTACTTCCAATGGGTCCATCCCATTGTCCCCGTCATCAACCGCACTCGCTTCATGCGACAATACCGTGATCCTAAGAATCCgccatctctcctcctcctccaggccGTCCTTTTGGCCGGTTCTAGAGTCTGCCAAAACGCCCAGCTCATGGACGCAAATGGTTCAACTACGCCGGCCGCCCTGACTTTCTATAAACGGGCTAAAGCTCTATACGATGCCAACTACGAAGACGACCGCGTCACCATTGTACAGTCCCTCCTTCTGATGGGATGGTACTGGGAGGGGCCTGAGGATGTCACCAAAAACGTCTTCTACTGGAGTCGTGTCGCGACCATTGTTGCTCAAGGCTCGGGCATGCATCGATCTGTTGAACGGTCGCAACTGAGCAAGTCTGATAAGCGGCTCTGGAAGCGCATCTGGTGGACGCTGTTTACGCGCGACCGATCAGTTGCGGTTGCTCTTGGTCGCCCAGTCCACATCAATCTTGATGACTCGGATGTTGAAATGCTGACCGAGGATGACTTCATTGAAGATGAGTCTGACCGAGCGAGCGAGTACCCGCCAGACCCCATTCATGTGCAGTTCTTCCTCCAGTATGTCAAGCTCTGTGAAATCATGGGGCTTGTCCTGTCGCAGCAGTATTCGGTCGCCTCCAAGGGAAGGCAGCGGAATGCCATCGACCTTACACACAGCGACATGGCTTTGGCCGATTGGCTTCAGAACTGCCCCAAGATTGTCTACTGGGAGATGCCTCGCCATCATTTTTGGTCCGCACTCCTTCATTCCAACTACTATACGACTCTGTGTCTCTTGCATCGAGCCCATATGCCGCCAAGCGGCTCACCTCGGTTCCCCAACGATACTCCATACCCATCGAGAAACATTGCCTTCCAAGCGGCGGCTATGATTACCTCCATAGTTGAGAACCTGGCGGCACATAATCAGCTTCGTTATTGTCCAGCCTTCATAGTGTATAGTCTTTTCTCCGCCCTCATCATGCACGTCTATCAAATGCGCTCCCCTGTGCCATCTATACAGCAGGTCACGCAGGACAGGCTGCGCAGATGCATGCAGGCAATGAAGGAGGTCTCTCGCGTGTGGCTCGTGGGCAAAATGGTCTATACTCTGTTCGAATCCATCCTTGGCAACAAGGTGCTTGAAGAGCGGCTACAAAAAGCGGGAGGGAAGCGACATCGGAAGATGCAGCAAACCGTTGACcagctcgagcagctcaacagGCAAGACGCATCCAAGCGGAAATATGATGATATGGCCATCGACTTTACGAGCAATACTCCAACTCCGCAAGAGTCGTACGAGAGATCTAGGCCGCAAACTCCCAGTGCGACCAAGAATGACAACAATGTCAGCCAGCgctcggcagcagcatctccaactgtTCGCCAGACTGGCACGGATACCTTTATGGGTGGTACCAACTCGCGACCTCAGACGAGACCTGCAACGCCATTCAACCCTTCATTTTCCGTCCCGGCAACCCCCCCAGACTTGTACCTAGTCACCCGCAACTCGCCAAACATCTCGCAATCTCTATGGGAGAATTTCCAGCCTGATCAGCTTTTCCCTGAAAGCTCAAGCATGCCGGCTTTCCCCAGTCTCTCGCCTCCACAGACACACCAGACTTTGGATCAGAATGCGATGAATCAACTGCCCGGAGGCA GGCAGTCTAATTTGTGGCAGCCTGGCTTCGACGGCGGACTGCAGGACGGCCAAAGCCCTGATAGCTGGGGCACAAGCTCTGCACAGGGACAGCCTGCGCCGACAACCCTTAATGTAGAAGATTG GTTTCAATTCTTTGGCATCAACGGAGATATGAGCAGCATAAATCTGGACATACCTTTGAGCTAG